The genomic region GTCGGCCCCGTCCGCCGTGATCGCCCGGGTCGGGATCGCCGCCCTGGTGGTGGCGGTGCCGGCGGTGCTCGCGCTGCGCGGCAGGTGGCACGTGCTCCGACGCAACCTCGGGGTGGTCGGAGTCTTCGGTCTGCTGGGCGTGGCGCTCGCCCAGGTCTGCTTCTTCAACGCGGTCCGCTACCTGCCCGTCGGTGTCGCCCTGCTGTTGGAGTACCTGGGCATCATTCTGGTGGTGGCCTGGACGTGGCTGGTCCACGGGCAGCGGCCCCGCCGGTTGACCGTGGCCGGCTCGGCGGCGGCGCTGGCCGGGCTGGTCTTCGTGCTCGACCTCACCGGCGCCGGGCGGCTCGACCCGCTCGGCGTGCTCTGGGGGCTCGGCGCGGCGGTCGGGCTGGCGGGTTACTTCGTCCTCGCCGGCCGGGTCGACGCCGAACTCCCCTCGGTCGTCCTGGCCAGCGGCGGCATGGCCGTCGGCGCGGCCGCCCTGACCGCGCTCGGGCTGGCCGGGGCGCTGCCCCTGCACGCCACCTTCGGCACGGTCGACTTCGCCGGGCAGCAGACCAGCTGGCTCGTCCCGATCGCCGGTCTCTCCCTGGTGGCGGCCGTGATCGCGTACCTGACCGGAATCGCCGGAGCGCGGATCCTCGGTCCCCGCCTGTCGTCCTTCGTGGGGCTGACCGAGGTCATGTTCGCGGTCCTGATCGCCTGGCTGGTGTTGGGCGAGCTGCCCACCGTCGTACAGTTGCTCGGCGGCGTGCTGATCATCGCCGGCGTCGCGCTGGTGCGCCTCGACGAGCTGCGCGGCGGGCGGACGCCGGTCGACGCCACGCCGGAGCCGGCGCTCGCGGGCGAGCGGTGACGGCCTTCGGGGCCTCCGGGTCACCTTCCAGGTCCGGCCGGGCGGCTGGCGCGGTCCACGGGTTGATCATCTCGGGTTCCTGGTAATCGGGGCCACGGCGAGTCGCCGACACCGCGACTGCCAGGAACCCGGGTCAGCCGGAGAACTGGATCGTCGACCTCTCGGTCCGGGGGGCGGCCACGTCATCGCCAGGCCCTGGTCGTCGGCGAAGGTCACGGCCGCGACCTGCTCGCGCTGGCCGTCCGGGCGGCGCTGGTCCGGCTGCCCGGCCTGGCGCGACCTACGGAGTCGCCGCCGGCGGCGGTCATCGGCGCCAGCCCCGGGCGGCCAGGGCGGTGCGGACCTCCCGCACCAGGCCCGGGAAGTCGTTGTGCAGGCGCCGGCTGGTC from Micromonospora sp. WMMD812 harbors:
- a CDS encoding EamA family transporter, encoding MHKPPATGVGLGLALLSAVTFATSGTFARSLIEGGWSAPSAVIARVGIAALVVAVPAVLALRGRWHVLRRNLGVVGVFGLLGVALAQVCFFNAVRYLPVGVALLLEYLGIILVVAWTWLVHGQRPRRLTVAGSAAALAGLVFVLDLTGAGRLDPLGVLWGLGAAVGLAGYFVLAGRVDAELPSVVLASGGMAVGAAALTALGLAGALPLHATFGTVDFAGQQTSWLVPIAGLSLVAAVIAYLTGIAGARILGPRLSSFVGLTEVMFAVLIAWLVLGELPTVVQLLGGVLIIAGVALVRLDELRGGRTPVDATPEPALAGER